The genomic stretch TTATCATTTTTTAGTTCACTGGTGCTTCCGGCAGTCCCTGGGCCATCTCCAAATAAATCATCAATTAGTTGGGGTGCTGGTGCTGTTAAGTTTGTGATGACTTGATCACTTGGGTTGTCAGTTGCAGCATTGGTCACGTGGTAATCATAATCATCTAAATCAACGGTGTCTATAAGGTCAGGCATCTGAACAAAAGTAGCAGTCTGAGACTTCACAGTCTGTTCTGAATTACTTGTCACACTGCCTGTTTGTTCTCCACCCAAGAGGCTTAAAACCTGCTCATTACAAGAACAGTGTCTATTCAGCTGCATGACCTACTGTATCTTTTCAAGGAAAAAAGTGTGTGCGCACAGAGTTTGAATGCATATTTCTTGATGAATTTGTGCTTGATGACatgaaaatgtaatttcttAGAAAGGTTACATTTTCCTAACATTATAAAGCATGATTTCATCAAGATATATACATTCAGATTATGTAATACGAAAGAATAAGAAGAATCAAATCTAGAAAAAGTCACGATGGGCAAGTACAGATTCTTTTCCACATTCCCTTCATGACAATCACATAACAATGTATTACTTTTGTTAGTCCTCTTTTAATTCTTCGTTCAATATGAAATAGCCAAGAActatgacaaaaagaaaaaaaaaatcctttgatCCTACTATGGCAAAGAATGTGATGCTCCCAAGTTCCTTTTACATTTAAAATCAATTCTAGACTTGAGCAGAAATGACTGCTTGGAAATGATGTGGAAGAGTTGAAGTGTTGATTAAGCAAACAGAAACAATCACTACTTGTTCATCACCAATATACGTAttttaagaaacaaataaaTGGATGAATCTCACATATATTCTTAGTATGAGGAAATAAATGAATACCTTGTTAGCCTTTTCCCTCAAAGAAGCTTGGGGAGAGTCAGAACATCTCACTACAAGATCTCTGTTGTCAATAAAATATGATTCTATGATTGCAAAATGCTCATCATCCTTTCTCCTCAAAATTGACTCAAGAACACAAATAGCTTTCATGCGTACCTGACACACAAATAATCGCATAAAAGAAAGTTAGACAAAGAAATAGATCtataaatataacaaaaattccacccaatttttttcttaaccaaTACTGATTGAACAATTAATCTTATTACAatgaaaatacaataaaaatagaCAATTCATTCATCTTTTGATAAAATTCTTATAATCAAGAATAATATAATTCTTATGAATGTTCAAGTGTTCAATTATTTGGCAATTTTGCATATAAGTACGTGGAAGAATTTTCGCCAACACATTAGTATGAGCAACTTGCCTGCCACAATGGAGATTGTAGTTTTACATCTAGGGCATGACTCAAAGCTACAGCATCCAACTTCTTTGCCTCCGTAAGGAAAATCTGAATAGCATCTCGAGTGGGTTGTAAACGTACACCACCTGACGTCACAATGGTCTCCAACAATATCTCCTCGCAAGTTTTACTCTCTCTGTAATTTGAACTGGAATCTCCATTGGTTATTGCAGTCTTGGTTTCCCTTGAATCCTCATTCCATGGTCCACTAGTCACATTCTTTGACAACCCAAAACTACTTTGAGCCTCATTGCGATATTGAGCGGGTTCATATCTATCAGCCTGCTCGCTTTCAATGGTCAACGATCTATGAAGATTAGGACTCTTGTAGTTTCCATTGTCATTCTTTTTAAATGAGTGACTCTGGGTGAAATTACTAAGTCCCTGCTTGATAGATGCACTTCCAAGACCAACAACCTCACTAATGAAAGACTTTTTTTCATCTGATGACATCTCAAAGTTTGTATTCCCAAAACCTTGTATTCTTCTGTTAAGATCATCTGCAGGTGCTGCATTACTTTCCTCTTGAAAGATAGCAGAAATAGCCTCATGAGCAGTATCCCGCACAGCCTTATTAAGTGCATCTCCTTTCAAAGGATCCGGGTGTCCCTTATAGTGGAATAACTGGCGCACTGCAACTGAATTTCTTTGCATTTCCCTCCTGAACTCCAAACCAGACTTTCCCACGGCATACTTTATTAATCTCAGAGCCTGCAGAACATTTGGGCATAATAATCACAATTCTAAGTAAATTCTCGAAAAAATATCCTGACATTCGTCAAGTCTCACTTCTATATGCCTCTGTTATAGAAACCAAACCACTGCAATCTACATAGAATTAGTGCCAAGCCTCTCTCTCATAAAGAAAACTTATAAACACACT from Pyrus communis chromosome 7, drPyrComm1.1, whole genome shotgun sequence encodes the following:
- the LOC137739525 gene encoding protein MODIFIED TRANSPORT TO THE VACUOLE 1-like is translated as MDSSRRAVESYWRSLMIDGATSNEDKVAPVYKLEEICQLLRSSHVSIVKEVSEFVLKRLDHKSPIVKQKALRLIKYAVGKSGLEFRREMQRNSVAVRQLFHYKGHPDPLKGDALNKAVRDTAHEAISAIFQEESNAAPADDLNRRIQGFGNTNFEMSSDEKKSFISEVVGLGSASIKQGLSNFTQSHSFKKNDNGNYKSPNLHRSLTIESEQADRYEPAQYRNEAQSSFGLSKNVTSGPWNEDSRETKTAITNGDSSSNYRESKTCEEILLETIVTSGGVRLQPTRDAIQIFLTEAKKLDAVALSHALDVKLQSPLWQVRMKAICVLESILRRKDDEHFAIIESYFIDNRDLVVRCSDSPQASLREKANKVLSLLGGEQTGSVTSNSEQTVKSQTATFVQMPDLIDTVDLDDYDYHVTNAATDNPSDQVITNLTAPAPQLIDDLFGDGPGTAGSTSELKNDNDPFADVSFHTNDSKEPADDLFSGLTIDNKLDPHENFVAEEKSGTEMFDIFGPNSELLQEQDHKNDLSNLMAGLSIDKNVPKMEQKGTPPGQLSELLSDSTSHPSRLASSNDWSGILNSQTALPNGNAVLPPGGMPYNIPPGVMFNPAFPSQPINYGAMGNLLAQQQFLATMSGFQHFGNLSAQNMNLSNVAGTNGGYASALPDIFHANQPNPAPGAVVNSSKKEDTKAFDFISDHIAAARDPKRVV